Proteins encoded in a region of the Deefgea piscis genome:
- a CDS encoding SemiSWEET transporter, whose product MNVLSLIGMSAALCTTIAFVPQVWQVWRSRSAKDISLGMYLIFVTGVSLWLVYGFMLGDWPLILANSVTLLLAGAVLLMKLYFEHKAKK is encoded by the coding sequence ATGAATGTATTGAGTTTAATTGGCATGTCCGCCGCGCTATGCACCACCATCGCTTTTGTGCCGCAAGTCTGGCAGGTTTGGCGTAGTCGTTCGGCGAAAGATATTTCCTTAGGTATGTATTTGATTTTTGTTACCGGGGTGAGTTTATGGCTGGTGTATGGCTTTATGCTCGGCGATTGGCCGTTGATTTTGGCTAACTCGGTGACCTTGTTATTGGCGGGGGCGGTACTGCTGATGAAGCTTTACTTTGAACATAAAGCGAAAAAATAA
- the asd gene encoding aspartate-semialdehyde dehydrogenase — MKRVGLVGWRGMVGSVLMQRMQEEKDFDVIDPVFFTTSQAGQAAPNFGKDAGTLQDANDIAQLAAMDVIISCQGGDYTTEVFPKLRASGWQGYWIDAASTLRMEDNAVIVLDPVNDDVIQGALARGVKNYIGGNCTNSIMLMGMGGLFKAGLVDWVSSMTYQAASGGGANHMRELLKGMGVVYNAVADELATPASAILDIDKKVAHTISNDVPTEFFGAPLAGGLIPWIDKQLDNGQSKEEWKGQAEVNKILGSDATIPVDGLCVRIGAMRCHSLALTIKLKKDLPLAEIESIIKSGNDWVKWVPNDREVTVKELIPAQITGKLDIGVGRVRKLNMGPEYISAFVIGDQLLWGAAEPLRRMLRILLAK; from the coding sequence ATGAAACGGGTGGGTCTAGTCGGTTGGCGCGGTATGGTGGGTTCGGTTCTGATGCAACGCATGCAAGAAGAAAAAGATTTCGATGTGATCGATCCGGTTTTCTTCACAACGTCGCAAGCAGGCCAAGCTGCACCTAATTTTGGTAAAGACGCTGGCACCTTGCAAGACGCCAACGATATTGCCCAATTGGCCGCAATGGACGTGATTATTTCTTGCCAAGGCGGCGACTACACCACCGAAGTTTTCCCAAAACTGCGTGCTAGCGGTTGGCAAGGCTACTGGATTGATGCCGCTTCAACCTTGCGGATGGAAGACAATGCCGTCATCGTGCTCGATCCGGTGAATGACGACGTGATCCAAGGCGCTTTGGCCCGTGGCGTAAAAAACTACATCGGCGGCAACTGTACCAACTCGATCATGTTGATGGGTATGGGCGGTTTGTTTAAAGCCGGTTTGGTCGACTGGGTTTCGTCAATGACGTATCAAGCGGCATCCGGCGGCGGCGCGAACCACATGCGTGAATTGCTTAAAGGCATGGGCGTGGTATACAACGCCGTAGCCGATGAGTTGGCAACGCCAGCTTCAGCGATTTTAGACATCGACAAAAAAGTCGCACACACCATTTCAAACGACGTACCCACTGAATTTTTTGGTGCGCCACTCGCTGGTGGTTTGATCCCGTGGATCGACAAGCAACTCGACAACGGCCAATCCAAAGAAGAATGGAAAGGCCAAGCCGAAGTGAACAAAATCCTCGGCTCTGACGCCACAATTCCAGTCGATGGTTTGTGTGTACGGATTGGTGCGATGCGTTGCCATAGCTTGGCATTAACCATCAAACTGAAAAAAGATCTGCCACTGGCTGAAATCGAATCCATCATCAAATCGGGTAACGATTGGGTGAAATGGGTACCGAACGATCGCGAAGTGACCGTAAAAGAGCTGATCCCAGCGCAAATCACGGGCAAGCTCGATATCGGTGTTGGCCGTGTGCGTAAACTGAATATGGGCCCTGAATACATCAGCGCATTTGTGATTGGTGACCAATTACTTTGGGGCGCCGCTGAGCCACTGCGCCGCATGTTGCGGATTTTGCTGGCGAAATAA
- the dtd gene encoding D-aminoacyl-tRNA deacylase: protein MRVLIQRVKQAQVDVGHETIGQINAGLLLLVGVTHEDGAADIQWLVNKIANLRLFNDENGVMNLSILDVGADVLAVSQFTLFGNVKKGNRPSWGEAAPGPISQPLFDEFVRQLSLKLTKPVATGRFGADMQVALINDGPITLLIDSKAP, encoded by the coding sequence GTGCGCGTTTTAATTCAAAGAGTCAAACAAGCTCAAGTCGATGTTGGCCACGAAACCATCGGCCAAATCAATGCCGGTTTATTACTGCTGGTTGGTGTTACGCATGAGGATGGAGCTGCTGATATCCAATGGCTAGTGAATAAAATCGCCAATTTACGGCTATTTAATGATGAAAACGGCGTGATGAATTTATCCATCCTCGATGTGGGGGCGGATGTTTTGGCGGTCAGCCAATTTACGCTGTTTGGCAATGTCAAAAAAGGCAATCGACCCAGCTGGGGCGAGGCAGCGCCGGGGCCAATCAGTCAGCCATTGTTTGATGAATTTGTTCGCCAGCTCAGCCTCAAGCTGACCAAGCCAGTGGCAACCGGGCGATTTGGTGCTGATATGCAAGTGGCTTTAATCAATGACGGCCCAATCACTTTATTGATTGATAGCAAAGCCCCCTAA